The Sphaerisporangium siamense genome includes the window GCTGGACCCGGCGTTCCTGCGCCGCATCCGCTTCGTCGTGGACTTTCCCTTCCCTGGGCCGGCCGAGCGCGCCGAGATCTGGCGCCAGGTCATCCCCGGCCGCGCGCCGACCGGAGACCTCGACCTGGCACGGCTGTCCCAGCTCACCGTGACCGGCGGCAGCATCCGCAACATCGCGCTGTCCGCGGCCTTCCTCGCGGCCGAGGAGGGGACGGCGCTGGCCATGCGCCACATGCTCGCGGCGGCCCGCACCGAATACCTGAAGCTCGACCGCACCCTCACCCCGGGGGAGATCACCGGATGGGTATAGCGCCGCGGCGGATCGTCGTCCACGTGGACGAGTTCGCGCTCAACGGGTTCCCCATGGCCGACCGCGACCGGGTGGCCGCCGCCTTCGAGCGTGAGCTGACCCGCCTGTTGTACGCGGCCCCGCTGGACGGGGGCTCCTCACTGCCGGAGGGATCGCTGCTCGCCAGGTCGAGCCGGTCGCTGGACGCGATCGCGCTGCCCGCGCTGCCGCCCGCGGCCTCCTCCCGCAGGCTCGGAGAACTGCTCGCCCGCGCCGTACACGACGGGTTCACCCGAGGGGAGACGGACGCGTGAGGACCACCTCCGCCCGCCGGCGGACCGCCCCCGAACGGCGAGCCAAGCGACCCCGCGCCACCCGGCCCCCCGAGACCAGGGACGCCCTTATGCCGTCCCAGCTCACGGGCGTCCTCACGCCGTTCGCGGTCTCGGGCGTCTCCACTCGCTCCGCGGTCTCGGGCCTCTCCGCGCCATCCGCGGTCACGGGTATCCCCGATGCCGGCGTACGCCGTGGTCTCGCGGAGAGGCTGGGGCACGACCTTGGCCGGGTGCGCGTCCACGCGGGCCGCGATGCCGCCGCGCTGCTCGACCCGGCCGCCGTCGCCGACCGCGTGGTGGCAGGGGTGCTGCGCAGCCTGCGCGGCGACCCCGCGGACGCGTCTCGGCGGGTACGGCTGCAGGTCGTCCGGCTCGCCACCGGACTGCGCGAGCTCGTCCTCGACCGGCTGCGGGTCCGGCTGTCCTCGGCCGAGTACGGGCGGCTGCTCACCATGGTCCAGGAGACGGACACCGCGGCGGCCGGCGGTCCCGTCGAGTCGGCGATGGCGCCCGAGCCCGTACCCGACGCGACGGAGGCGGCCGACTCGGAGCGCGAGGCCGCGGAGGAGTCCCGCCAGGGCCTGGCCGAGCAGGACGAGCAGCGTGCGCGCGACGACGCCGAGGAGACCTGGGGCGAGGAGGAAACCCCTGATCGGGAGACGGCTGACAAGCAGGAAGAGCACGGGAAGCAGCGGGCGGCGAAGGAGTCCCGCGATCAGGAGGCGCCGGACGAGGCCGCGAGCGAAAGGGAAACCCGCGGCGACGGGGATCGGTCTGGAGAAGACGACGGCAAGCGCTCTACAGAAGGCGACGGCGAGCATTCCGCAGAGGGCGACGGGGAGCGCTCTGCAGAGAGCAAGGGGGAGCGCTCTGCAGAGGGTGACGGGGAGCGGTCTGAGGGGGGCGTCGAGGGTGCTCGGGCAGAGGCCGCTGGGGAGTCCATCGCCCAGGGGCTCGGCGCTGCAGGAGGCATGCCGTCCGCGTCGCAGGGACCGGCCGCGGGTGCGACCCCGGTCGCGGAGACGGGGGCCGGGCAGGCCGTAGTGGCCGGGGCGCAGCCGGTGCGTCCTGAGCGTGTGGAAGAGGCGGCCGGCGCGTCCGACAGTTCTCTCGTACGGCATGGCCTGCTGGGGCGCCAGGAGAACGACCCTCCGGAGGAGGCTGAGAGGCCACTCGGGTTGGAGTCCGGCGCGGACGCCGAGGTGCCGGTTCCTGAGGGGGAGTCCCAGGGAGCCGAGGATGAGCGTGACGCGGCCGGCGCCGGTCCCGATGCCCAGCCGGATCCCCGGCCCGAGGACTACCTTCCCGCCACCGACCTGGACGTCTCCGACGTGCCGACGGTCGGCGACACCGTCCGGGAGGGACGGACACCGCCACCGGCCGCCGAGGCCCCGGCCTTCCCCGCACCACCGCCCACCAAGGCCGAACAGCAGAACGACGAGGACGCCGAGTCCCCTGCCACCTCCGATACCGAGTCGCCTGCCGTCCTGGACGCCGAGTCCTCCGCCACCCCCGCTACCGAGTCCTCTGCCGTCCTGGACACCGAACCCTCTGCCACCCCGGATATCGAGTCCCCTGCGACCCCGCACACCGAGTCCTCAGCCGGCCTGGACGTCGAGTCCGCTTCCACCTCGGACGCATCCCCCATCGAGGCGCCGAACACCGCTCCCGAACCGTCCGTCGACTCTTCGATTTCTGCTGCCACGGGGCCGTCGGGGGAGGAGCCTTCCTCCGCCGGGTCGGGGTCGTCCGCCGAGACAGTGGGCGCCCGCGTCGCTTCCGCTGTGGGCGGCGATGCCGAGGTGGGGGGTGGTACGGGGGACGTGGGGGCGGTTGCGCCGGAGGCGTCGTTGGAGTCGGGGGGCGGGGCCTGCGCGGGGGCGCCGGAGGCGACGACCGAGGGGGCCAAGGCAGAGGGCGGTCAGGGGGGCTGCGCGGCCGGTGGGGGTGGTGGAGCGGGCGGGGGTGGGGCCGCGGCCGAAGAGAAGCCGCCCTCCGTTCCGGACGTGTCGGGGCAGCGGCCGGAGGCGGCGCTGGCCACGGTTTCGACGTTGCCGCCCGTCGCGATGCGCGGGTCGCTGGCCCAGGTGGACGGGGCGATCGGCCGGGACGTCGGGGAGCGGCAGGCCGCGCTCCAGGCCGCGCCGCCGACGGCCGAACGCCCGTCCGGAGCCCCGCGCACGTTGTCGGGCCCGCCCGAGGCGGCGCCGCCCGGCCACACCGAGCCGGTCAAGCCGGCGAAACTTCAGGCCCGGCAGGCGGAGCGGCAGAAGCAGGAGCGCGCCAGGGAGGTCCAGGGCAGCGACCCGGCCGCACGCGCGCCGCGGCCCCAGGTGGCGGGGACCGCCGACGGGAAGCTCTCCGAGCAGGAGGCCAGGAACGTCGAGCGGGCCGTGGACAGCGTCCCCACCAGCGATCCCGCGTTGCACGCCACCGTCGGCCCCGCGCGGAAGGTCGAGCTGAAGGGCGAGACCGACCCGGTCAGGACCGACGAGCAGTCCGCCGAGCTCGCCGAGGCGTCCCACGAGATCCACCAGGGGGGCCGCGAGGAGGCGGCCAAGCCGCTGGGAGAGGACCAGATATATCCGGACGTGCCCGCCGAGACCCTGACCGGGGATGTCCCCGCCCCAGGGAGCGGCGGGGGATCGGTCACCGGAAGCTCCGCAGGTAGCGGGGGTGGGGCGGTCACGGGGGGCTCGGCAGGTGGTGGGGGCGGACCGGTCGGGGAGGGCGGCGCGGGGCAGGCCGTTGCCGTCGTGGCGCGGCAGGAGCGCGGGGCGCAGATCCAGGCCGGGTTCACCGGCGGGCAGGCCCGGATGGGGTCCGAGCGGCAGAGCCAACGGCAAGGCGAGGCCGAGGCGAACGCCCGGCACCAGGCCGAGACGGCGCAGGCCGTCCAGGAGAACACGCAGGCTCAGGCGGACCAGCGGGGCAAGGTCGCCGAGGACGTCGCGGCGCGGCGCGCGGAGTGGCGGGCCGAGCAGGACGAGAAGGTCCGGGACACCGGCGTCCAGGCGGGCAAGGAGCACGAGAGCACCCGGTCCGGCATCCTCAGGGAGAAGGCCGACACCGACCGGGAGAACGAGGAGCGCAGGCAGCAGGACGACGAGCGGATCGCCCGCGAACGCGAGACGGCCGAGGCCAAGGCGCGCGAAGAGAAAGAGCGCAGGAAGAGGGAGTCCAGCGGCGGCGTACTCGGCTGGCTCGCCTCCAAGGTCAAGAGCTTCTTCGAGGCCCTGCTCACCGCGATCACCGCGATCTTCGACGCCGCGGTCAGGCTGGTCAACGGCATCATCAAGGGCTTCGCCGACTTCGTCACCGGCCTGATCGACCGGGCCAGGGACGCGATCGTCGGCCTGATCGGCAAGCTGGCCGATTTCCTGATCAAGCTGTGCGACGTCCTCGCGGTCTTCTTCCCCGAGCTGGCCGCGCGGGTCCGCAGGGCGATCGAGAGCCTGCGGGACGCCGCGATCGCCGCCGTCAACAGGCTCGCCGACGCGCTCAAGGCGGGCGTCCGGTTCTTGCTGAACAAGCTGGCCCAGGCGCTCACGGGACTGTTGCGGCTGCTGGAGGCCGGCCTGAAGGCGGCGGTCGAGGCCGTGCGGAGCGTCGTGAACGCCGCCGTCGAGTTCGCCAGGGCCGCGATCCAGATGCTGGGCCAGTTCGCCGAGATCGTCGCCGACATCGCGTCCATCGGGGTCGGGCCGTGGCTGGGACGGCTGGGCGGCGCGGCCAGGGAGGGCGTCCAGGTCCACCTGTGGGGGGCGATCAAGTCCGCGGTCAGGCAGTGGTTCGACCAGAAGGTGGAGTCGATCCTCGGGCTCGGCAGGACCGTGATGAACGTGCTGGTCAAGGGCTGTGTCTCCATGGCCAAGATCAGCAGGATGGCGTGGGACGCCCTGATCGCGTCACTCCCCGCGCTCATCGTCACGGTCGTCGTCGAGCGGCTGGTGTCGCTGATCGTCCCGGCGGCCGGGGCCGTGCTCGCGGTCGTGCAGGGGCTGATCGCCGCGTGGGGGACGGTCGGCAGGATCCTCGCCGCGATCGGGAAGTTCCTCGCCTTCCTGAAGGCGGTCAAGGCGGGGCCCGCGGCGTGCATGTTCGCCCGGGCGCTGGCGGCGGGCGTCGTGGCGCTGCTGGACTTCGTCACCAACTTCCTGATGTCCAAGCTGGCCGCGGCGGCCAAGGGGGTCGGCCGCACGCTTACCGGGATGGCCACAAAGATCCTCGCCGGGCTGCGGCGCGCGGGGAAGGGCGCGCGGAAGGCGGCGGGGAACGCGGTCAACGCGGCCCGTCGCGGCCTGCGCGCCGCGGGCGCGGCGCTGCGGCCGTCCCGCCGCGGTCCTGTTTCCAGCGGTCCGGGTAACCGCCGCCTCGGTCGCGTGGGTACCGGGCCGCGGGGCGGGCGCGTACGCGAGACGCCCGGTCTTCACAGCGGACGCCGGCGCGACGGCCGGGGAAGTGGCGGCCGGGAGACCGGGCGGCAGGAGGCCGGCGGGCGGGGACCCGGACGCCGGGAGCCCGGGCGGCAGGAGCGGCGGGAGATCAGGGGGCGGGAGTCCGGACGCCGTACCGTGGCGAGTCCGGGAAGCGGGGCACGTCAGGCCCTGCGCCTTAGGGGCGCCGCGGTCCGCGACGGCATCCGGAGGACCGGCGCGGCGCTGCGCGGGATCGGCCGGAGGCTCGCCGGGGGCAGGCTCGGGCGGGCGCTGCGTGACGGCGCGAAGAAGCTCCGTGACGCCTACCGGCGCACCCGTGAGCGGATCGAGGACAGGCGGACCAGGCGCGCCGAGCAGGACCGCCGGCGTCGCGACGATCGGCTCAGGAAGCGGGAGCAGGCGAAGAAGGACCGCCTCGCGCTCGTGGTGGCCCGCATCAGGCCACGCGTGGTCGGCCTGCTCCGGCGTGGTGTACGGGAACGCGTGATGGCGGCGGTGCTGGCGGGCCTGCGCGCCTGGTACCGGCTGACCGCCCTCACCGCCACGGCGTCCCGCGCGCCCCTGATCACCGCGACGCTGAACCCCGAGGCGGACGTCGCCAAGGCGCGCCGTGAGCGGGTCAAGGAGATCCTCGGCCCGGCCGCCGGCCAGGTGGTGGATCTGGAGGTCTGGTTCGACTTCCACAAGGGCAAGGACGAGGAGGCCTTCGAGAACGTCCTGAACGAGATGCGGGAGGCGCGGCGGCTGGCGGACGAGAACCCCGGCCGGTTCATCCACGCCGCCCGCGAGGAGACCGCGCCGCGCCGTGCCGGGACCGGCGACCCGTTGAAGGAGTTCGACCTGGCGCTGTCCGGGAAGCGGGTGCTCACGCCGGGGGTACAGGGCGGCGCGCGGCCCGCAGCCGCAGGACCTTTTCCTCATACCCCGCGGAAGGCAGGGCCAGAGTCGGGGCGGACATCGCAGGCAGGGCCCGAGCCCTTGCGAACACCACAGCCCGGTCCAGGGTCCTTGCGAACATCGCAGGCCGGACCAGAGTCCTCGCGAACGCCGCAGGCGAAGCCGGAGAAGGCGTCGCGTCCGGACGTGGAGGGGCCCGCGGCCGGGGACATCGAGCGGAGCGTCGAGGTCACGACCGTGCGCGCGGAGGTCACCCAGTTCAGCAACCTCAGCGAGGGCGTCCGGCACGGGGCGAGGAAGGCGGCGCAGCGGGCGGAGGCGGGCGTTCCGATTCCCGGGCGGAAAGAGGTGAGCATCTATATGCGGCTCGGCGTCGGCGAGAGAACGATGAAGAAAGGCCAGACGCGGCGCATAAATGCGGACGGAACCGTGCAACTATTGCGGCCGGACGGCACCCTGGTGACGTCCGATAACATCTACCACGCGTTCCAGAAGAATTTACCGAAAATCCAGGGGACCGAGCACCTGGACCGGGTCACGATCGTCGATCCCGATACCGGTGTGGCGGCGATGTTCGAACGGCTCGGCCAAACATGGGAAAGGGTGAGGTGAAACGATGGGCGACGCTCGCATGCGCGATTTCCCCGGCGCCGTGGTGCGCCTGGAATCGGAGGCGGACGTCCTGCAGGACCCGGAGGACCAGACGGCTCACGCCCGGTACGCGGTGGAGGGCCTGCTGGCGTTCTGCGATGAGTTCTGCGAACCGGTGTCGATGGACCTGTCGCTCGCCTACCACGAGCGCGATTTCGACTACCCCATGAGCGATCCCGTGCCGCCGAGGCCGTTCCACCTGCTCAGGGCCGCGTCCGTCCCGCCGGGCGTCGAGGTGCGGCCCGCGTGGGCGGGCGCGAAGGCCGCGGTCGTGGACGAGTTGTCCGTGGACACCGTCACGGATTTCGTGGCCCGCGCGCTCGACCAGGACGTGCCGGGGGGCGGAAGCCTGGGCTGGTACGAGTCGGCGTTCCGGGCGACGCGGGTGCGCCTGCCCGAGCCTCTCGGGACGCGCGGGTTCGTCGAATTGCAGGCCGAATCCGATGCCGTGCGATATCCGGTCGAACGGCGCGGCGACGGCCTGTGGGTCTCCGGGCCGGGCCCGGCGGGCGTGCTGAACGCGCCGATCGAGCTGAGAATGACCAAAGAATCGGGACTGCTCGTCTTCGAGGCGTCCGTCTATTGGTCGCTGTGGGCCGAGGACGGCCCGGGCCGCTCCTTTGTGAAGGACGGCGTCGAAAGAATGCGCGGTCTCGGCTGGACGGCCGCCGATGAGGGCTGACGGGCGGCGCGGCCGATGACCGCTTTTCTGGACATTCCAAAGCCGATCCGGTCGGGAATCGTGGTGCTCGATCCGGAACGCGGCACCCCGCGGCGGGTCATCGTGATGCAGTTCAACCCCGAGACGCTGGAGCGGTCGCTGACGCCGCAGGCGGCCGGGGGCGAGCAAGGGGACAGGACCGAGGTGCTCCGGCTGAAGGGGCCGGCGATCGAGACGTGGAAGTTCACGGCCGAGATCGACGCCACCGACCAGCCCGAGGTCCCGGCGCCGGACGGCGTCCATCCGCAGCTCGCGGCGCTGGAGATGCTGGTGCAGCCGCCGAGCGGCCGGATCCGCGCCGACCGGGCGCTCGCCGAGGCGGGCACGTTGGAGATCACCCCGGTCGAGACTCCGCTCACCCTGTTCACCTGGGGGCGGAGCAGGGTGCTGCCGGTGCGGCTGACCGAGCTGTCCATCGTCGAGGACGCGTTCGACCTGGACCTCAACCCGGTCAGGGCGACGGTCGGCGTGGGCATGCGCGTGCTGTCGTCCAGCGACCTGCCGGCCGGGCACCGCGGCGCCGAACTGTATCTGGCGCATCTGTCGCAGAAGGAACGCCTCGCCGGCGCGGCGCCCGCGGGCCGGTTGGACGCGCTCGGCGGCCTCGACTTTCAGGAGAAGTCATGACATATCCCCCGCAGGCACTGGCGCACGACCCGGCACGCACGCCGTACCCGCGCACGAGCCGGTACTTCGGCATCGCCCCGGCCGTCCACACCGACGCCTCGGGCCAGGCGATCCCCTACCTTCCGCCCCGGCCGGCGCCGCGGCCGGACGCCTTCGTCACCGTCCAGGCGCACGAGGTGCGCGTCGGCGACCGCGCCGACATCCTCGCCGGCCGCCATCTTGGCGACCCCGAGCAGTGGTGGCAGCTCGCCGACGCCAACCCCGTGCTCGACCCCCGCGACCTGACCGCCACCCCGGGCCGCCGCGTCCGGATCACCCTGCCCGCCGGCGTCCCGGGGAGCTGACGTGGACGACGTCACGCCGATCCGCCTCACCCTGCTCATGGGCCCGCAGATCGTCGCGCCCGCGCCGCGGCCGGTGACGGACGCCCTGCTGTCCGCCCAGGTCACGGTGACCGCGGGGCAGCGCAGCGGCTTCCAGCTCTCCTTCGACCTCAGCCGGGACGGGCTGATCAACCGCGACCTGCTGCCGGGCGGCGCGTTCGACCCCCAGGTCAGGGTGGTGCTCGCGGTCACCGTGCGCGGGACGGTCACGGTGCTGATGGACGGTGTGATCACCCGGCAGGAGGTCGGCGTCTCCAGCGCCCCCGGCCGGTCCACGCTGACCGTCACCGGCGAGGACCTGACCGTGCTCATGGACCTGGAGGAGCGTGCGGGCGTGCCGTACCCCGCCATGGGCCCGGCCGCCCGCGTCGCCGCGATCATCGACGGGTACGCGCAGTACGGCATCACGCCCCTGGTGATCCCCGAGCTGATCCCGCAGACCCCGATGCCCACCCGGAGGATCGACTTCCAGAAGGGCACCGACCTCGCCTACCTCAACGAGCTGGCCAAGGCCAACGGCTACGTCTTCTACCTCGACCCCGGCCCGGCGCCCGGGGTCAGCCGCGGCTACTGGGGCCCCGAAACGCGCATCGGCGTGCCGCAGCACGCGCTCACCGTCACCATGGACCACCTGTCCACCGTCGACCAGCTCACGTTCGGCTTCGACGGCACGGCGCGCGAGGAGCCGGTCGCCCGCGTGCAGATCCCCGCGACCAAGACCGACGTGCTGCTGCCGGTCCCCGAGGTCGGCGTCCTGCGCCCGCCCCTCGCGCGGCGGCCCGCGCCCGCGCTGAAGAAGAGGGTGATCGCCGACACCGCGAAGAAGGACGCCGCGCAGGCGTTCGCCGAGACCCTCGCCAAGGTCGTCGAGTCCTCGGACGCGGTCAGCGGCTCCGGCCGGCTGGACGTCACCCGGTACGGCCACGTGCTGCGCCCCCGCGAACTCGTGGGCGTGCGCGGCGCCGGCCTGACCTACGACGGCGAGTACTACGTCAAGAGCGTCACCCACGAGCTGCGGCGCGGCTCGTACACCCAGGACTTCACGCTCGCTCGGGAGGGCCTGGTCGCGCTGCGCCCGGCCGTCGTCCCGTGACCCACGGAGGAGGCACATGCCCCGCGACAACCGGTACCTCGGCAAGTACCGGGGGACCGTCGTCAACAACGCGGACCCCCTGCGGCAGGGCCGCATCCAGGTCCGCGTCCCCGACGTGCTCGGCGAGGCCACGTCCTCGTGGGCGATGCCGTGCCTGCCGGTCGCCGGGCCGCAGATGGGCCTCTACACGGTGCCTCTGGTCGGGGCGGGGGTGTGGGTGGAGTTCGAGCAGGGGGACGTGAGCTTCCCCATCTGGGTCGGCTGCTGGTACGGCGCGGGGGCCGAGGTCCCGTCCGAGGCGCTCGCCGGTGACCCGGGCCGTCCGAACATCCTCGTCCAGACCGGCGGCCGGCAGACGCTGCTCATGTCCGACCTGCCGGGCGGGCCGGGCATCACGCTGCGCGCCTCGTCCGGCGCGTCCATCGTGATCAACGACGCGGGGATCGTGCTCAGCAACGGCAAGGGCGCGTCGGTCTCGCTCGCCGGACAGACCGTGACCGTCAACGACGGCGCTTTCACGATCACCTGAAGGGGGTGCGCGATGCCAGGGAACCTTCTGCACGTCAACGCGACCGTGATGTGCCCGCACGGCGGCCGTGCCATTGCCCGGCCCGCCCGATCCGGGGTCCTGGTCGAGGGGCAGCCGGTCGTCACGCTCGCCGACTTCCACACCATCACCGGCTGTCCCTTCAACGTCTCCGGCACGCCGCGGCCCTGCGTGACCGTCCAGTGGGCCGGGGCGAGCACGCGGCTGCGGGCCGCGGGCTCCCCGGTGCTGCTGCGGGACTCGCCCGCCATCTGTCACAGCGCCGAGCGGATCCCCCAGGGCTCGCCGCTGATCACCGTCGTCCAGCAAAGGGGAAACGGGCAATGAGCCTGCTGAACATCGCCTTTCCTTTCCACACCGACGGACACGGCCACACCGCGGCGGCCGGGTACGACGACCACGTCCGCGACATGATCCTCCAGGTGCTGTTCACCAGTCCGGGGGAGCGCGTGATGCGTCCCGGTTTCGGCTGCGGCCTGCTGGACCTGGCGTTCGAGCCGAACAGCCCCGAACTCGCCGCGACCCTGCAGCTCTCGGTGCGGGCCGCGCTGCAGCGGTGGCTCGGCGACGTCATCGACATCGACGCGCTGGAGATCGTCGCCGAGGACGAGGTCTTACGCGTGCACCTGGCGTACGTCGTCACGGCCACCGGCACCCGGCGTGCCGACGTCTTCGAAGTGGGGGTGCCATGAACGGCCGCAGAGCGGACGTCCGGGCCGCCGGGCTCAACGGGCTGGACGGGATCGAGGTGAGCGACGACGGCACCGTGCTCACGGTCGCCTTCCTCGGCCGCGCGCCCCAGGGGCTCGGGCCGAGGAACATCCGCATCGACGGAGGGCGCCGCGTCACCGGCGTCCGCGCGGTGGCCGTCGCCGTGGACGCCGCCCGGGACCCCGGCCTCGACGACCGCATGCGCGTCACCGTCGACACCGCCGGGGACCACTCGCCCTACACGATGACGATCGTCGAGCCCGGCCCGCACGGACGGCCCGGCACCACGCCGTACCACGGCTTCGACCCCAGGTACGCGTCGGCGACCTTCACCTTCCGGCCCGCCTGTCCCACCGGCGCCGACTGCGCCGCGCCCCCCTGCGAGAGGGAGGAGCCGCCGCCCGCGCCGCCGGTCATCGACTACACCGCGCGCGACTACGCGTCGCTGCGCCGGGCGCTGCTCGACCGTATGACGCTCACCCTGCCCGGCTGGACCGAGCGGCACGCGGCGGACCTCGGCGTGACGCTCGTCGAGGCGCTCGCCTACGTGGGCGACCAGATCGCCTACCAGCAGGACGCCGTCGCCGGCGAGGCGTATCTCGACACCGCGCGGCACCGCGTATCGGTGCGCAGGCACGTGCGGCTGGTCGACTACGCCATGCACGACGGCTGCAACGCCCGCGCGTGGGTGGCTCTGCGAACCGGCCGCCCGCTGACGCTGGACGCGGGACGTTTCCGCTTCGCCGCCATCGACACCGGCGCGCTCGACCCCCGTGACCGGCCCGTGCTCGGCACGGTGATCGGCGAGGACGCCCTGGCGGCCCTGCCGCCCGCGGTCACCGTGCAGATCTTCGAACCCGTCCTCGCGGGCCCCGTCCGGCTCCGCCCCGAGCACAACGCCATCCGCTTCTGGACCTGGGGCGACGAGAAGGCATGCCTCCCTGAGGGCGCCACCTCCGCCACCCTCCGCGACACCTGGACCACCCCCACCGAGGCCGATCCCGACAACTCGCCGGACGTGCCCGCCGAAACCGCCCCCGGTGTGGCGGGACGGCGGGGGCGGGCATTGCGGCTGGCGCCGGGGGATGTGCTGGTCATCGAGGAGGCGCTCGGGCCGGGCACCGGCGCGGCGGCGGACGCCGACCCCGCGCGCCGCCAGGCCGTCCGCCTCACCTCCGTCACCCGGGTCGTCGACGCCCTGTACGACCAGCCGGTCGTCGAGGTCACCTGGGCCGAGGAGGACGCCCTGGAGTTCACGGCGTGCCTGGCCACCCGGGGCGGCCCGGACTGCGGCCCGCTGACCGACGTCACCGTGGCCACCGGCAACGTCGTGCTGGTCGACCACGGCGCGACCATCGCGTGCCCGGAGGAGTTCGACGTCCCTCCGGCCCCGACGCCCGCGTCGTCCTGTGCCCCGTCCGGCACCGGCTGTCCCGACCGGCGCGAGGAGGGCCCGGCGGTGGCCGCGATCCACGCGCTTCTGGTCAGGACGAAGGCCGGCGAGCCGCTGACCGGCGACGACGTCTCCCGGCTCGTGTCGCTGCTCGACCAGGCCGCGATCGACCGGGCGGGCCTGGTGGCGGACGTGCCCGCCGCCGAGCAGGTCGTCGCGCTGCGGGCCCTGATCGCGCGGCTCACCTACCCCGCCCTGCCGCCCCGCTTCCGTCCCGTGCTCCGCGACCGGCCGGTCACCCAGCGCACCGCCTTCCCCGAGCTCGCCCAGGTGGCGAGGTCCCAGGCCCGCCTGCTGGCCGCGATCCCCGACCGGGCGCGCGCCTGGCTGGACGCGCTGTGTCAACGGGTGCGCGACGGACACCGCCTCTCCCACGCGGACCTGGCACGGCTCCGCGTCCTGTTCGGCGACTCCGCCCTCCACGAGGTGGGCCTGGACGAGTCCGCTCCGGGCGACACGGGTCCGGACGGGGCACGC containing:
- a CDS encoding GPW/gp25 family protein, whose protein sequence is MSLLNIAFPFHTDGHGHTAAAGYDDHVRDMILQVLFTSPGERVMRPGFGCGLLDLAFEPNSPELAATLQLSVRAALQRWLGDVIDIDALEIVAEDEVLRVHLAYVVTATGTRRADVFEVGVP
- a CDS encoding LysM domain-containing protein, producing MTYPPQALAHDPARTPYPRTSRYFGIAPAVHTDASGQAIPYLPPRPAPRPDAFVTVQAHEVRVGDRADILAGRHLGDPEQWWQLADANPVLDPRDLTATPGRRVRITLPAGVPGS
- a CDS encoding putative baseplate assembly protein, producing the protein MNGRRADVRAAGLNGLDGIEVSDDGTVLTVAFLGRAPQGLGPRNIRIDGGRRVTGVRAVAVAVDAARDPGLDDRMRVTVDTAGDHSPYTMTIVEPGPHGRPGTTPYHGFDPRYASATFTFRPACPTGADCAAPPCEREEPPPAPPVIDYTARDYASLRRALLDRMTLTLPGWTERHAADLGVTLVEALAYVGDQIAYQQDAVAGEAYLDTARHRVSVRRHVRLVDYAMHDGCNARAWVALRTGRPLTLDAGRFRFAAIDTGALDPRDRPVLGTVIGEDALAALPPAVTVQIFEPVLAGPVRLRPEHNAIRFWTWGDEKACLPEGATSATLRDTWTTPTEADPDNSPDVPAETAPGVAGRRGRALRLAPGDVLVIEEALGPGTGAAADADPARRQAVRLTSVTRVVDALYDQPVVEVTWAEEDALEFTACLATRGGPDCGPLTDVTVATGNVVLVDHGATIACPEEFDVPPAPTPASSCAPSGTGCPDRREEGPAVAAIHALLVRTKAGEPLTGDDVSRLVSLLDQAAIDRAGLVADVPAAEQVVALRALIARLTYPALPPRFRPVLRDRPVTQRTAFPELAQVARSQARLLAAIPDRARAWLDALCQRVRDGHRLSHADLARLRVLFGDSALHEVGLDESAPGDTGPDGAREVDAGPDGAREVDAGPDGAREADALTELGARFERLLAGKLRRVATLAARARAGAVLRDDVAWEVRHAWGAAYADGLTPADPRLLGPARAALTQNPRTALPAVQARTVEPATPDAESVGGEGPAVWEPRRDLLAGRREDRHFVGELDDDGGLVLRFGDGTQATPPPPGSRLRVRYRVGNGPAGNVGADVISHLVLSRDIGEKPDQGGGESLDPEVGRGVRDGVLGVRNPMAAVGGTEPEPVEQVRQVAPLSSRRVKLRAVTAADYAELAGRVPGVARAAAQLRWTGTAEEVHVAIDPAARPAADRARPDAAPGLPQAVAGSPQAVAGLSQVVARVAEGGLPQVVAEVLEGFRRVGHRVVVRHAVLVPVDLELLVCVDPGYQRGHVATAVRRALGAGLLPGGRPAFFHPDALTFGDPVRVSALVAAASAVPGVVAAHVTRLERLFGPPAGELEDGLLTVGPLEIVQMDGDPGRPENGRLSIRLGGGR
- a CDS encoding phage baseplate assembly protein V; translation: MPRDNRYLGKYRGTVVNNADPLRQGRIQVRVPDVLGEATSSWAMPCLPVAGPQMGLYTVPLVGAGVWVEFEQGDVSFPIWVGCWYGAGAEVPSEALAGDPGRPNILVQTGGRQTLLMSDLPGGPGITLRASSGASIVINDAGIVLSNGKGASVSLAGQTVTVNDGAFTIT